The following proteins are encoded in a genomic region of Chryseobacterium cucumeris:
- a CDS encoding alpha-ketoglutarate-dependent dioxygenase AlkB family protein, whose amino-acid sequence MSLFEEISDYPLNILPHDGTVHYYGKVFSKEQSDFYYEYLLNQIPWENDEAVIFGKLILTKRKVAWFGEKAFEYTYSKRTKYAKFWTPELLELKKKCEEASGETYNSCLLNLYHDGSEGMAYHSDGETDLKKHGAIASLTFGAERKFLFKHKVTKEKVEIFLENGSLLIMKGTTQDNWLHRLPPTTKVKTPRVNLTFRTIEE is encoded by the coding sequence TGAGTCTTTTCGAAGAAATATCAGATTATCCACTGAATATCCTTCCACACGATGGAACCGTTCACTACTACGGAAAAGTTTTCTCCAAAGAACAATCAGATTTTTACTATGAATATCTGCTTAATCAGATTCCGTGGGAAAATGATGAGGCGGTAATCTTTGGAAAACTGATTTTAACCAAAAGAAAAGTGGCCTGGTTTGGAGAAAAAGCATTTGAATACACTTATTCAAAAAGGACAAAATATGCAAAATTCTGGACTCCCGAATTACTGGAACTGAAGAAAAAATGTGAAGAAGCGTCGGGAGAAACCTACAATTCCTGTCTGCTTAATTTGTACCACGACGGAAGTGAAGGAATGGCCTACCATAGCGATGGCGAGACAGATCTGAAAAAACATGGAGCCATTGCTTCTCTGACCTTCGGAGCCGAAAGAAAATTTTTATTTAAACATAAAGTAACCAAAGAAAAAGTTGAGATATTCCTCGAAAACGGAAGTTTATTAATTATGAAAGGAACTACCCAAGACAACTGGCTTCACAGGCTTCCACCCACTACAAAAGTGAAAACTCCAAGAGTAAACCTGACTTTCAGAACCATTGAAGAATAG